A region from the Leishmania panamensis strain MHOM/PA/94/PSC-1 chromosome 20 sequence genome encodes:
- a CDS encoding DNA topoisomerase IB, large subunit (TriTrypDB/GeneDB-style sysID: LpmP.20.3150): protein MKVEDRKMAVKREQSHSNEDEENNEEDLNWWEQENLRIAMKGERRWETLSHNGVLFPPEYEPHGISIFYDGREFKMTPEEEEVATMFAVMKEHDYYRMEAFRRNFFESWREILDKRQHPIRRLELCDFEPIYQWYLVEREKKFNRTKEEKKSIKEKQDMDAEPYRYCMWDGRREQVANFRVEPPGLFRGRGKHPLMGKLKARVQPEGITINIGETAEVPVPPAGHKWGAVQHDHTVTWLAMWRDSVVGNAKYVMLAASSSVKGQSDMMKFEKARKLKDKVDDIRASYMEDFKSNDVHVAQRAVAMYFIDRLALRVGNEKGEDEADTVGCCSLRVEHIQLMSDNIVRFDFLGKDSIRYQNDVAVLPEVYALLQRFTRRKSPGTDIFDQLNPTQLNDHLKSFMNGLSAKVFRTYNASITLDKWFKEKPVDSKWSIADKLAYFNKANTEVAILCNHQKAISKNFKLQMMQLTTKSEYTRKMIELLEKAEVTAKKKSVEEAAKEFLEEQDRMQREWLASYGTEEQKKEFEEIVAKRTAPHVRSGKKTSSSGTKKTKSASRKKKAGKKTKAAKKSSKGSSKKASSKSSKKTPKKSKQEDEDDMPLTIMAAKTKKTAGVKRHRAAKESASDDDDVPLAALRV from the coding sequence atgaaGGTAGAAGATAGAAAAATGGCGGTGAAGCGAGAGCAGAGCCACTCCAATGAGGATGAGGAAAACAACGAGGAGGACCTGAACTGGTGGGAGCAGGAAAACCTCCGTATTGCCATGAAGGGTGAGCGTCGCTGGGAGACGCTGAGCCATAACGGGGTCCTTTTTCCGCCCGAGTACGAGCCCCACGGTATCTCCATCTTCTACGATGGACGCGAGTTCAAGATgacgccggaggaggaggaggtggcgacaATGTTCGCCGTGATGAAGGAGCACGACTACTACCGCATGGAGGCGTTCCGACGCAACTTCTTCGAAAGCTGGCGCGAGATTCTGGACAAGCGGCAGCACCCCATCCGTCGCCTGGAACTGTGCGACTTCGAGCCCATCTATCAGTGGTACCTCGTCGAGCGGGAAAAGAAGTTCAACCGGacgaaagaagagaagaaatcCATCAAGGAGAAGCAGGACATGGATGCTGAGCCGTACCGCTACTGCATGTGGGACGGGCGTCGCGAGCAGGTGGCGAATTTCCGCGTTGAGCCACCGGGCCTGTTTCGTGGGCGCGGCAAGCACCCGCTGATGGGCAAACTGAAGGCGCGCGTGCAGCCGGAGGGCATTACAATCAACATTGGCGAGACAGCCGAGGTGCCGGTTCCACCTGCAGGACATAAATGGGGTGCTGTGCAGCACGACCATACCGTGACATGGCTTGCCATGTGGCGTGACAGCGTGGTTGGTAACGCAAAGTACGTGATGCTCGCCGCGTCTTCCAGCGTCAAGGGACAGTCTGACATGATGAAGTTTGAGAAGGCGCGCAAGCTCAAGGACAAAGTGGATGACATTCGAGCATCCTACATGGAGGACTTCAAGTCTAACGATGtgcacgtggcgcagcgggctGTCGCCATGTACTTCATTGACCGTCTTGCCCTCCGTGTGGGTAATGAGAAGGGCGAGGATGAGGCGGACACGGTGGGTTGCTGCTCGCTGCGTGTGGAACACATTCAGCTGATGTCGGACAACATCGTGCGGTTCGACTTTCTGGGTAAGGACTCGATCCGTTACCAGAACGACGTCGCCGTTCTCCCAGAGGTgtacgcgctgctgcagcgctttaCTCGTCGTAAGTCGCCGGGCACGGACATCTTTGATCAACTCAACCCGACGCAGCTGAATGATCACCTCAAGTCCTTCATGAACGGCCTCTCTGCCAAGGTGTTCCGTACCTACAATGCCTCCATCACCCTCGATAAGTGGTTCAAGGAAAAACCTGTCGACTCTAAGTGGTCTATCGCGGACAAGCTGGCCTACTTCAACAAGGCTAATACCGAGGTGGCGATTTTGTGCAACCATCAAAAAGCCATCTCGAAGAACTTCAAGCTGCAGATGATGCAGCTGACCACCAAGTCTGAGTACACTCGCAAGATGATTGAGCTactggagaaggcggaggtgacTGCCAAGAAAAAGTCGGTCGAGGAGGCCGCAAAAGAGTTTCTGGAAGAGCAGGACCGCATGCAGCGTGAGTGGCTTGCGAGCTACGGcacggaggagcagaagaaggagTTTGAGGAAATCGTGGCGAAGCGTACGGCACCGCACGTGCGCTCTGGCAAGAAGACATCCTCATCGGGCACCAAGAAGACCAAGTCTGCATCTCGCAAGAAGAAGGCTGGTAAGAAGACGAAGGCTGCCAAGAAGAGTTCGAAGGGTTCGAGCAAGAAGGCAAGCAGTAAGTCGTCTAAGAAGACACCAAAGAAGTCGAAgcaggaagacgaggacgatATGCCGCTCACGATTATGGCAGCCAAGACGAAGAAGACAGCTGGTGTCAAgcggcaccgcgccgccAAGGAGTCGgccagcgacgacgatgacgtgCCTCTCGCAGCTCTGAGGGTGTAG